Proteins encoded together in one Coregonus clupeaformis isolate EN_2021a chromosome 30, ASM2061545v1, whole genome shotgun sequence window:
- the LOC121545580 gene encoding guanine nucleotide-binding protein G(I)/G(S)/G(T) subunit beta-1, giving the protein MSELDQLRQEAEQLKNQIRDARKACADATLSQITANIDPIGRIQMRTRRTLRGHLAKIYAMHWGTDSRLLVSASQDGKLIIWDSYTTNKVHAIPLRSSWVMTCAYAPSGNYVACGGLDNICSIYNLKTREGNVRVSRELAGHTGYLSCCRFVDDSQIVTSSGDTTCALWDIETGQQTTTFAGHTGDVMSLSLAPDTRLFVSGACDASAKLWDIREGMCRQTFTGHESDINAICFFPNGNAFATGSDDATCRLFDLRADQELMVYSHDNIICGITSVAFSKSGRLLLAGYDDFNCNVWDSLKADRAGVLAGHDNRVSCLGVTDDGMAVATGSWDSFLKIWN; this is encoded by the exons ATGAGCGAACTGGACCAGCTACGCCAGGAGGCCGAGCAGCTCAAGAACCAGATCAGA GATGCCAGGAAAGCGTGTGCGGATGCTACCCTGTCTCAG ATCACAGCAAACATCGACCCCATTGGCCGAATTCAGATGCGCACTAGACGAACACTGAGGGGGCATCTGGCTAAAATCTATGCCATGCACTGGGGCACTGACTCAAG GCTTTTAGTCAGTGCCTCCCAGGATGGTAAACTCATTATTTGGGATAGCTACACCACAAACAAG GTCCACGCCATCCCACTGCGCTCCTCCTGGGTTATGACGTGCGCTTATGCACCATCTGGGAACTACGTGGCCTGTGGAGGCCTGGACAACATCTGCTCCATCTACAACCTCAAGACACGCGAGGGGAACGTGCGTGTCAGCCGTGAGCTGGCTGGACACACAG GTTACCTGTCCTGCTGTCGCTTCGTTGATGACAGCCAGATCGTCACCAGCTCTGGAGATACCACATG tGCTCTCTGGGACATTGAGACGGGCCAGCAGACGACCACGTTCGCCGGCCACACCGGCGACGTCATGAGCCTGTCGCTTGCGCCCGACACGCGGCTGTTTGTGTCCGGGGCATGCGATGCCTCCGCCAAGCTCTGGGACATCAGAGAAGGAATGTGCCGACAGACCTTCACCGGGCACGAGTCGGACATTAATGCCATCTGT TTCTTCCCCAATGGCAACGCCTTTGCCACAGGCTCGGACGACGCCACCTGCAGGCTGTTTGACCTGCGCGCCGACCAGGAGCTGATGgtctactcccatgacaacatcATCTGTGGCATCACCTCAGTGGCGTTCTCCAAGAGCGGCCGCCTGCTGCTCGCCGGCTACGACGACTTCAACTGCAACGTGTGGGACAGCCTCAAGGCCGACCGTGCAG GTGTCCTGGCTGGACATGACAACCGTGTCAGCTGCTTGGGTGTGACTGACGACGGCATGGCCGTGGCAACAGGGTCCTGGGACAGCTTCCTCAAGATCTGGAACTAG